One Sodalis praecaptivus DNA segment encodes these proteins:
- a CDS encoding polysaccharide pyruvyl transferase family protein: MIYDITDMWVSRWPCFCFLGFRRRSAILDFGEEQLKLYYYKSALGNFGDDLNGWLWETLLPGFFDEDDSVRFSGIGTIINTEMPSAKKWIVFGSGIGYGYPPAGFGDADWNIICVRGPLSARVLGLNESQFITDGAAFLNTLAEFKPLAEHERAGTIFIPHHNALKQGDWEKSCQQAGITMVSPREEARAVIQKIRHAKLVLADAMHAAIIADAMRVPWVPMVTSSQINTFKWLDWTQTIRCPYIPTVLGADFLSDILKANAVQLPGAPAIQPGADVEKAFAVFKKQQQLSATGEGNRHLRRLLNLRYKVPNKLIRMREERHARGWNEQSVAKVAQRMQVAQQSGGYLSEDNIFQHNLARLLEGLERVKTLPTR; encoded by the coding sequence GTGATTTATGACATAACCGATATGTGGGTGTCGCGCTGGCCGTGTTTTTGTTTTTTGGGATTTCGTCGTCGCAGTGCCATTTTAGATTTTGGAGAAGAACAATTGAAACTGTATTATTATAAGTCAGCTCTTGGGAATTTTGGCGATGATTTAAATGGTTGGTTATGGGAGACATTATTGCCTGGTTTTTTTGACGAAGATGACAGCGTCAGATTTTCCGGGATTGGTACCATCATTAACACGGAAATGCCCAGCGCAAAGAAATGGATAGTTTTCGGCAGCGGCATTGGTTACGGATACCCGCCGGCAGGCTTTGGTGATGCCGATTGGAATATCATTTGCGTCCGAGGACCTTTGAGCGCCCGGGTGTTGGGGCTGAACGAGAGTCAATTTATTACCGATGGCGCGGCCTTTCTTAATACATTAGCTGAGTTCAAACCCTTGGCTGAGCATGAGCGTGCGGGAACCATTTTTATTCCCCACCATAATGCGCTTAAGCAAGGGGATTGGGAAAAAAGCTGCCAGCAGGCGGGTATTACGATGGTGAGCCCGCGGGAAGAGGCACGTGCGGTGATACAGAAGATCCGTCATGCCAAGCTGGTCCTGGCCGATGCCATGCATGCGGCTATTATCGCCGACGCCATGCGGGTTCCTTGGGTTCCGATGGTCACTTCCTCGCAAATCAACACCTTCAAATGGCTTGATTGGACGCAAACTATTCGTTGTCCTTATATTCCGACCGTATTGGGTGCGGACTTCCTAAGCGATATCCTAAAAGCCAACGCCGTGCAATTGCCTGGCGCCCCCGCGATTCAACCGGGTGCCGATGTGGAAAAAGCGTTTGCGGTATTCAAAAAGCAGCAACAGCTTTCCGCGACGGGCGAAGGGAATCGGCATCTTAGACGATTGTTGAACTTACGCTATAAAGTGCCTAATAAGTTGATTCGGATGCGTGAAGAGCGCCACGCGCGCGGCTGGAACGAGCAAAGCGTGGCCAAAGTGGCGCAACGTATGCAAGTGGCGCAACAATCGGGTGGTTACCTCAGCGAAGACAACATTTTTCAGCATAATCTTGCGCGCCTACTGGAAGGGCTTGAGCGCGTGAAAACGTTACCGACGCGCTGA
- a CDS encoding sugar phosphate nucleotidyltransferase: MKNLKAVIPVAGLGMHLLPATKAIPKEMLPIVDKPMIQYIVDECAAAGVTEIILVTHASKNSVENHFDTTFELEALLESRKKNALLEEVQKICPQGMTVMNVRQGEPLGLGHAVLSAKPIIGDAPFVVVLPDVLLDDSTYDRGSDNLASMIQRYQETGHSQVLVQSLPRDELPNYSVISCNEDVSRPGDAALVQSFIEKPQDISQIDSDLAAVGRYVLSADVWPLLEKTEPGAWGRIQLTDAIAALVNQQPVDAVYLTGRSFNCGLKMGYMQAFVSYGLRNKKLGADFRTGIERLLAK, translated from the coding sequence ATGAAAAATCTTAAGGCCGTTATTCCCGTCGCCGGGCTCGGTATGCATCTGTTGCCCGCGACCAAAGCAATCCCGAAAGAAATGTTGCCGATTGTCGATAAGCCGATGATCCAATATATTGTTGACGAGTGCGCCGCCGCGGGCGTTACGGAAATCATTTTGGTTACTCACGCCTCTAAAAACTCGGTGGAAAACCATTTCGACACCACGTTCGAGCTGGAGGCGCTGCTGGAATCGCGCAAGAAAAATGCGCTGCTGGAAGAAGTGCAAAAAATCTGTCCGCAGGGCATGACCGTCATGAACGTGCGTCAAGGCGAGCCGTTGGGATTGGGGCATGCGGTGCTCTCCGCCAAACCCATCATCGGCGATGCGCCGTTTGTCGTGGTGTTGCCCGATGTGTTGCTGGACGATAGCACCTACGATCGCGGCAGTGATAATCTGGCTTCAATGATCCAACGCTATCAAGAAACCGGGCATAGTCAAGTGTTGGTGCAATCCTTACCCCGCGATGAACTGCCCAATTATTCGGTGATAAGCTGCAATGAAGACGTTAGCCGGCCCGGCGATGCGGCTCTGGTGCAATCATTTATCGAGAAACCGCAGGATATTTCACAAATCGATTCTGACCTGGCGGCCGTTGGCCGGTATGTTTTGTCCGCGGACGTATGGCCTTTGCTCGAGAAAACCGAACCCGGTGCCTGGGGTCGTATTCAGCTCACCGATGCGATTGCGGCGTTGGTTAATCAACAGCCGGTGGATGCGGTCTATTTAACCGGCAGAAGTTTCAACTGCGGCCTCAAAATGGGCTATATGCAGGCCTTTGTTAGCTATGGATTGCGCAATAAGAAATTGGGTGCGGATTTCCGTACCGGAATTGAACGTCTTTTAGCTAAGTAA
- the galE gene encoding UDP-glucose 4-epimerase GalE, with protein sequence MAVLVTGGAGYIGSHTVLALLARDEEVVVLDNLANASEVSLDRVSELADKDLIFYQGDVQDPQVLQQIFDEHEISAVIHFAGLKAVGESTRLPLQYYQNNVNGTLVLLDEMRRAGVHHFIFSSSATVYGQHAPVPYIETFPIGGTASPYGTSKLMVEQILADFAKAEPQFSIIALRYFNPVGAHESGLIGEDPNGIPNNLLPFIAQVAVGRQPSLKIFGNDYPTEDGTCVRDYIHVMDLAEGHLQAMDHLAGNVGYKAYNLGAGVGYSVLQMVNAFEKASGKTIPYEIAPRREGDLAAFWADATLAQRELGWTAKRDLDSMMRDTWRWQSQNPNGYRQP encoded by the coding sequence ATGGCTGTATTGGTCACCGGCGGGGCAGGATATATCGGCTCGCATACGGTTTTGGCGTTATTGGCGCGTGATGAAGAGGTGGTGGTGCTCGACAATCTCGCCAACGCGTCTGAGGTTTCTCTTGACCGGGTGTCTGAGTTGGCCGATAAAGACCTGATTTTCTATCAGGGGGATGTGCAGGATCCGCAGGTTTTGCAGCAGATTTTCGACGAGCATGAGATCAGCGCCGTGATTCATTTTGCCGGTCTTAAAGCGGTGGGTGAATCCACCCGGCTGCCGCTGCAATATTACCAAAATAATGTGAACGGCACCTTGGTGCTGCTGGACGAAATGCGCCGCGCGGGGGTACATCATTTCATCTTTAGTTCGTCGGCGACCGTGTATGGCCAGCACGCGCCGGTACCCTACATTGAAACATTCCCGATCGGCGGTACCGCCAGCCCTTACGGTACCTCAAAATTGATGGTTGAGCAGATCCTGGCCGACTTCGCTAAAGCGGAGCCGCAGTTTTCAATCATTGCTCTGCGCTATTTTAACCCGGTCGGCGCGCATGAGTCCGGGCTTATCGGCGAAGATCCCAATGGTATTCCCAACAATCTCTTACCTTTTATCGCCCAGGTTGCGGTGGGGCGTCAGCCGTCGTTGAAAATCTTCGGCAACGATTATCCCACCGAGGATGGGACCTGCGTACGGGACTATATACACGTTATGGATCTGGCGGAGGGACATCTGCAAGCGATGGATCATCTGGCCGGCAATGTCGGTTATAAAGCCTATAATCTCGGCGCGGGCGTGGGGTATTCTGTTTTGCAAATGGTGAACGCCTTTGAAAAGGCTTCTGGCAAAACCATACCTTATGAAATCGCTCCGCGCCGTGAAGGTGATTTGGCCGCTTTTTGGGCCGATGCAACGCTGGCGCAGCGTGAACTTGGGTGGACCGCTAAACGCGATCTCGACAGTATGATGCGCGATACCTGGCGCTGGCAAAGCCAGAATCCCAATGGCTATCGCCAGCCGTAG
- a CDS encoding glucose/quinate/shikimate family membrane-bound PQQ-dependent dehydrogenase: MNKESPSRTIVIITALFAALCGLYLLGGGIWLASLGGSLYYIITGVLMLAVSWLLFRRSAAALWLYALVLIGSMIWAVWEVGFDFWALTPRCDVLVFFGIWLLLPFVYRGILRRLPLARAALAASLVIAGAVLLVAIVQDPQDISGTLNNAADVPAASSVPPGDWPAYGRTQAGERYSPLRQINDKNVDKLKVAWQFRTGDMKGPNDPTEITDEVTPIKIRDTLYLCSPHQILFALDAATGKEKWKFDPQLKPDPTFQHVTCRGVSYHEMPAASAAQDGQSPAQDCPRRIILPVNNGHLYALNADTGARCDSFADKGDLNLQANMPVTTAGEYEPTSPPVVTDKVIIVAGAVTDNYSDHEPSGVIRGFDVATGALLWAFDPGNAEPNAIPADGKNYVANSPNSWAPAAYDPQLDIVYLPIGVATPDIWGGNRTPEMERFASGILALNATTGKLVWFYQTVHHDLWDMDVPAQPTLVDITNQQGEKVPAIYAPAKTGNIFVLDRRTGTPIVPAPERPVPQGAAKGDHVSPTQPFSDLTFRPKKDLTGADMWGATMFDQLVCRVMFHKLRYEGIFTPPSEQGTLVFPGNLGMFEWGGVAVDPHRQVMIANPMALPFVSRLIPRSASNPIQPEKGKSSSSGSEAGLQPQYGVPYGVTLEAFLSPFGLPCKQPAWGYIAGVDLKTHTIAWKHRIGTVRDSSPLPLPFKMGMPMLGGPIATAGNLLFITATADNYIRAFDVTSGKPLWQDRLPAGGQSTPMTYEVNGKQYVVTAAGGHGSFGTKLGDYIIAYALPDEK; this comes from the coding sequence ATGAACAAAGAAAGTCCTTCACGGACGATTGTAATAATTACCGCACTGTTCGCCGCGTTATGCGGGCTCTATCTGCTAGGCGGCGGCATTTGGCTGGCGTCGCTCGGCGGTTCGCTCTATTACATTATTACCGGCGTTTTGATGCTGGCGGTGTCCTGGCTGCTTTTTCGCCGTTCCGCCGCGGCGTTATGGCTTTATGCGCTGGTGCTTATCGGCTCGATGATCTGGGCCGTTTGGGAAGTCGGTTTCGACTTCTGGGCGCTTACGCCGCGTTGCGATGTGCTGGTGTTTTTTGGTATCTGGCTGTTGCTGCCGTTCGTTTACCGCGGGATCCTTCGCCGGCTACCGCTGGCGCGCGCCGCGTTGGCCGCCAGCCTGGTTATCGCCGGTGCGGTGTTATTGGTGGCGATTGTGCAAGATCCCCAAGACATCAGCGGGACTCTGAATAACGCGGCGGACGTGCCGGCGGCATCGTCGGTCCCCCCCGGGGATTGGCCGGCCTATGGGCGTACCCAGGCCGGCGAGCGCTATTCGCCGCTGCGCCAGATTAACGATAAAAATGTCGATAAGCTGAAGGTGGCGTGGCAATTTCGTACCGGCGATATGAAAGGCCCCAACGATCCCACGGAAATTACCGATGAAGTGACGCCGATTAAAATACGCGACACGCTTTATCTTTGCTCGCCGCATCAGATATTGTTTGCCCTTGACGCCGCGACCGGTAAAGAGAAATGGAAATTTGATCCGCAGCTGAAGCCCGATCCGACTTTTCAACACGTAACGTGCCGCGGCGTCTCTTATCATGAAATGCCGGCGGCGAGCGCGGCGCAGGATGGCCAGAGCCCGGCGCAGGATTGTCCGCGCCGTATTATTCTGCCGGTCAACAACGGCCATCTGTATGCGCTGAATGCCGATACCGGCGCCCGGTGCGACAGCTTCGCCGACAAAGGCGATTTGAATTTACAGGCGAATATGCCGGTGACCACCGCCGGGGAGTATGAGCCGACTTCGCCGCCCGTCGTCACCGATAAGGTGATTATCGTCGCGGGCGCGGTGACGGATAACTACTCCGATCATGAACCGTCGGGCGTCATTCGCGGCTTTGATGTCGCGACGGGGGCGCTATTATGGGCATTTGATCCGGGTAATGCCGAGCCAAACGCTATTCCCGCCGACGGTAAAAATTATGTTGCCAATTCCCCCAACTCTTGGGCGCCGGCCGCCTACGATCCACAGTTGGATATCGTCTATCTGCCGATAGGCGTCGCTACGCCCGATATTTGGGGCGGCAACCGCACCCCTGAGATGGAGCGCTTTGCCAGCGGGATCCTGGCGCTGAACGCCACCACCGGCAAGTTGGTCTGGTTCTATCAAACCGTTCACCATGATTTATGGGATATGGATGTGCCCGCCCAGCCGACGTTGGTTGATATTACCAATCAGCAGGGGGAAAAGGTTCCGGCAATCTATGCGCCGGCCAAGACGGGTAATATTTTCGTGCTGGATAGACGTACCGGTACGCCGATTGTTCCGGCGCCGGAGCGGCCGGTTCCGCAAGGGGCGGCCAAGGGGGATCATGTTTCACCGACGCAGCCTTTCTCTGATTTGACCTTCCGGCCGAAAAAGGATTTAACCGGCGCCGATATGTGGGGCGCGACGATGTTTGATCAACTCGTTTGCCGGGTAATGTTCCATAAGCTGCGTTATGAGGGGATTTTTACCCCGCCATCCGAGCAGGGGACGCTGGTTTTCCCGGGGAACCTCGGCATGTTTGAATGGGGTGGGGTGGCGGTGGATCCCCATCGCCAGGTCATGATCGCCAATCCCATGGCGCTGCCTTTCGTGTCGCGCTTGATACCCCGTAGCGCCAGCAATCCGATTCAGCCGGAAAAAGGCAAAAGCAGCAGCTCCGGTTCCGAGGCGGGTTTGCAACCCCAGTACGGGGTCCCCTATGGCGTAACCCTAGAGGCCTTTTTATCGCCCTTCGGTTTACCCTGCAAGCAGCCCGCCTGGGGCTATATCGCCGGTGTGGATCTGAAGACCCATACTATTGCCTGGAAGCACCGTATCGGCACGGTACGCGACAGTTCTCCGCTGCCGCTGCCTTTTAAAATGGGGATGCCGATGCTGGGCGGCCCGATCGCCACCGCCGGTAATCTGTTGTTTATCACCGCAACGGCGGACAATTACATCCGCGCGTTTGATGTCACCAGCGGTAAACCGCTGTGGCAAGACCGTTTGCCGGCCGGCGGCCAGTCCACGCCAATGACCTATGAGGTCAACGGTAAGCAATATGTCGTCACCGCCGCGGGGGGACACGGTTCTTTCGGCACCAAGCTGGGGGACTATATCATCGCCTACGCGCTGCCAGACGAGAAATAA
- a CDS encoding mannose-1-phosphate guanylyltransferase/mannose-6-phosphate isomerase, which produces MLLPVIMAGGTGSRLWPMSRELYPKQFLTLHGDHSMLQETVLRLEGLKTRQPLVICNEEHRFLVAEQLRQIDKLSQNIILEPVGRNTAPAIALAALSAIVDGDDPLLLVLAADHVIEDEKAFHRAIQQALPYARNGNLVTFGIVPSAPETGYGYIQRGEAQNDAAVFQVHRFVEKPDRATAEGYIASGEYYWNSGMFLFRAKKYLSELGKFRPDILAACEKAIESPQADSNQEFIRVDKDEFITCPDDSVDYAVMEKTADAMVVPLDAGWSDVGSWSALWEVNQKDDRQNALTGDVFLHNTANCYINTDEKMVAAIGVNNLVIVNTKDAVLVVDKDKVQDVKKVVEYLKTHARSEYRRHRESYRPWGRNDTVVNEARYNVNRITVKPGGMFSLQMHHHRTEHWVVLSGTARVTVEDKSYLLTENQSTFIPVGSVHSLENPGKIPLELLEIQSGSYLGEDDIIRLRDPYGRC; this is translated from the coding sequence ATGTTACTTCCCGTTATTATGGCCGGTGGAACCGGCAGCCGTCTGTGGCCGATGTCACGCGAGCTTTATCCCAAGCAGTTTCTCACCCTGCATGGCGATCATTCCATGTTGCAGGAAACGGTGCTGCGCCTGGAAGGGCTTAAAACCCGTCAGCCGCTGGTGATTTGTAATGAGGAACACCGTTTTCTGGTGGCGGAACAGCTGCGGCAAATCGACAAGCTGTCGCAAAATATCATCTTGGAACCGGTGGGGCGCAATACGGCCCCGGCCATCGCGTTGGCCGCTTTGAGCGCCATCGTCGACGGTGATGATCCGCTGCTATTAGTGCTGGCGGCCGATCACGTGATTGAGGATGAAAAGGCGTTTCATCGCGCTATTCAGCAGGCGCTCCCTTACGCCCGCAACGGCAATCTGGTGACGTTCGGTATCGTGCCCAGCGCGCCGGAGACAGGATACGGTTACATTCAGCGCGGTGAGGCACAAAACGATGCGGCGGTGTTCCAGGTGCATCGGTTCGTGGAGAAACCGGATCGGGCGACGGCGGAAGGTTATATCGCCAGCGGCGAATATTACTGGAATAGCGGCATGTTCCTGTTTCGCGCTAAAAAATACCTCAGCGAGCTCGGTAAATTCCGCCCAGATATTCTCGCTGCCTGTGAAAAAGCTATCGAATCGCCGCAGGCGGACAGCAATCAGGAGTTTATTCGCGTCGACAAAGACGAATTCATCACCTGTCCCGATGATTCGGTGGATTATGCGGTGATGGAAAAAACCGCCGACGCCATGGTGGTACCGCTGGATGCCGGTTGGAGCGATGTGGGATCCTGGTCGGCGCTGTGGGAAGTTAATCAAAAGGACGACAGGCAGAATGCCCTTACCGGCGATGTTTTCCTGCACAATACCGCCAATTGCTACATCAATACCGATGAGAAAATGGTGGCGGCCATCGGCGTGAACAACTTGGTGATTGTGAACACCAAAGATGCGGTGTTGGTCGTCGATAAGGATAAGGTGCAGGACGTCAAGAAAGTGGTGGAATATCTCAAAACCCACGCCCGCAGCGAATATCGCCGTCATCGCGAGTCCTATCGCCCGTGGGGACGCAATGACACCGTGGTCAATGAAGCCCGCTACAACGTCAATCGCATTACCGTCAAACCGGGCGGGATGTTTTCACTACAGATGCATCATCACCGCACCGAGCACTGGGTAGTGCTATCCGGCACGGCACGGGTGACGGTGGAGGACAAGTCTTATTTACTGACCGAGAACCAATCCACCTTCATTCCCGTCGGGTCGGTACACAGTTTGGAAAACCCGGGCAAAATTCCGCTGGAACTTCTGGAGATCCAATCCGGCTCCTATCTGGGTGAAGACGATATCATCCGTCTGCGCGATCCTTATGGCCGCTGCTGA
- the cpsG gene encoding phosphomannomutase CpsG has product MAVLSCFKAYDIRGRLGAELNEDIAYRIGRAYGELLKPRSMVIGGDVRLTSEGLKQALARGLNDAGADVLDIGMSGTEEIYFATSHLGVDGGIEVTASHNPMDYNGMKLVRAQSRPISGDTGLRDIQRLAEENAFGTVAQVRGSLRRVDVLSAYVDHLLGFIDLARFRRPMTLVINSGNGAAGHVVDALEARFQAAGAPVSFVKLHHQPDGHFPNGIPNPLLPECRQDTTDAVNAAGADMGIAFDGDFDRCFLFDEQGGFVEGYYIVGLLAEAFLHKHPDSKIIHDPRLTWNTEDIVTRAGGTPVMSKTGHAFIKERMRAENAIYGGEMSAHHYFRDFFYCDSGMIPWLLVAELMAVREQSLSQLVGERMRAYPASGEINRQLVDAPAAIAAVLDHYRDAALAIDRTDGISVVFADWRFNLRSSNTEPVVRLNVESRGDTALMKDKTREILAILTGTH; this is encoded by the coding sequence ATGGCTGTTTTATCCTGCTTCAAGGCCTATGACATTCGGGGAAGATTGGGTGCAGAGCTCAATGAGGATATTGCTTATCGCATCGGCCGCGCCTACGGCGAGCTGCTCAAGCCGCGCAGTATGGTCATCGGCGGCGATGTGCGCTTGACCAGCGAGGGTCTAAAACAGGCCCTGGCGCGCGGATTGAACGATGCCGGCGCGGACGTCCTGGATATCGGCATGAGCGGTACGGAAGAGATTTATTTCGCCACCTCCCATTTGGGGGTGGACGGCGGCATTGAGGTGACGGCCAGCCATAATCCGATGGACTATAACGGCATGAAGCTGGTGCGCGCGCAGTCCCGTCCCATCAGCGGCGATACCGGCCTGCGCGATATCCAGCGTCTGGCCGAAGAGAACGCGTTCGGGACGGTGGCGCAGGTGCGCGGCAGCCTGCGTCGCGTCGATGTGCTGTCGGCCTATGTCGATCACCTGCTGGGGTTTATTGACCTCGCCCGGTTTCGTCGCCCGATGACGTTGGTCATTAACTCGGGCAATGGCGCCGCGGGGCATGTGGTGGACGCGCTGGAGGCGCGGTTCCAGGCCGCGGGCGCGCCGGTGTCCTTTGTGAAACTGCATCACCAGCCGGACGGTCATTTTCCCAACGGCATTCCCAATCCGCTGCTGCCTGAATGCCGCCAGGATACCACCGACGCCGTGAACGCCGCTGGCGCCGATATGGGCATTGCCTTCGACGGCGATTTCGATCGTTGCTTTTTATTCGATGAGCAGGGGGGGTTTGTTGAAGGCTATTACATCGTCGGTCTGCTGGCGGAAGCCTTTTTACACAAACATCCCGACAGCAAGATTATCCACGATCCCCGCCTGACCTGGAACACCGAGGATATCGTTACCCGCGCCGGCGGTACGCCGGTGATGTCGAAAACCGGCCATGCGTTTATTAAGGAACGCATGCGCGCGGAGAATGCAATTTACGGCGGGGAAATGAGCGCCCACCACTATTTCCGCGATTTCTTTTATTGCGACAGCGGGATGATCCCGTGGCTGCTGGTGGCGGAGCTGATGGCGGTGCGGGAACAATCTCTGAGCCAACTGGTGGGCGAACGTATGCGCGCCTACCCGGCTTCGGGTGAAATCAATCGCCAGTTGGTCGATGCGCCGGCGGCGATTGCCGCGGTGCTGGATCATTACCGTGATGCGGCACTGGCAATCGATCGCACCGATGGTATCAGCGTGGTGTTTGCCGACTGGCGTTTTAATCTGCGCAGTTCCAATACCGAACCGGTGGTACGGCTGAACGTCGAGTCGCGGGGCGATACTGCCCTGATGAAGGATAAAACCCGGGAAATTCTTGCCATACTGACTGGAACGCACTGA
- a CDS encoding ABC transporter permease, whose translation MLNALFGSISRYRGFIIDSIRRDFQSRYQSSFLGALWLILQPVAMISVYTLVFSSLMRARMPDMNTPFAYSIYLCSGVLTWGLFTETLNGLVNVFLNNANILKKLNFPRICLPIIVSVSSLINFLIIFALFVLFMVVSGTFPGWIFFAIIPVLLVQMMFTVGLGIILGVMNVFVRDVGQFVVILLQFWFWFTPIVYAARTLPEWARAAMRFNPMATLVESYQNVLLYHHMPDWLALAPVTAVALVLFAIGWRMFQRHAADIVDEI comes from the coding sequence ATGCTCAATGCCCTATTCGGTAGCATTTCCCGCTACCGCGGCTTTATTATTGATAGTATCCGCCGGGATTTTCAGTCTCGCTATCAAAGCAGCTTTCTCGGTGCGCTATGGCTGATTTTGCAGCCGGTGGCCATGATTTCGGTGTATACGCTGGTGTTTTCTTCACTGATGCGCGCGCGTATGCCCGATATGAATACCCCTTTCGCCTACAGTATTTACCTGTGCTCGGGCGTGCTGACCTGGGGATTGTTTACCGAGACGTTAAACGGCTTGGTGAATGTGTTTCTCAATAATGCCAACATCCTTAAGAAACTCAATTTTCCACGTATATGCCTGCCGATCATCGTGTCGGTATCGTCGTTAATCAATTTTTTGATTATCTTCGCCCTTTTCGTGCTGTTTATGGTGGTTTCCGGCACGTTTCCCGGCTGGATCTTCTTTGCCATTATTCCCGTGCTGTTGGTACAGATGATGTTTACCGTGGGTTTGGGAATTATATTAGGCGTGATGAATGTGTTTGTGCGCGACGTGGGGCAGTTTGTCGTCATTTTGCTGCAGTTCTGGTTTTGGTTCACGCCCATCGTTTACGCCGCGCGTACGCTTCCGGAATGGGCCCGCGCCGCGATGCGCTTCAATCCGATGGCGACCCTGGTGGAGTCATATCAAAATGTCCTGCTTTATCATCATATGCCTGACTGGTTGGCGCTGGCGCCGGTTACGGCTGTCGCCCTGGTGTTGTTTGCCATCGGCTGGCGGATGTTTCAGCGACATGCGGCCGATATTGTGGATGAGATTTAA
- a CDS encoding ABC transporter ATP-binding protein, translated as MTRIEVTQVGKAYKYYASKWHRLVEKLGPLSVERHSKKWVLKDISFTVQAGESVGIVGVNGAGKSTLLKLLTGTTKPTTGKITLHGRVAALLELGMGFHPDFSGRQNVYMSGLMMGYSREMITSLMADIEKFADIGDYIDRPVRIYSSGMQMRLAFAVATASRPDILIVDEALSVGDSRFQAKCFARIADFKRQGTTLLLVSHSAGDIVKHCDRAIFLKNGAIELDGSARDVTNRYLDELFGKQADAAAEPVPADSPLGLTLTDQGDLFASRRGYRAEEYRWGQGGAKIIDFDIQAGGEHYPAAIDSTSQTDLHVKVLFERDFDSVVPGMLIKSLEGLFLYGTNSFLCSQGREHISVKAGEVRVFTFSFLMNLNQGDYLLSCGISAGNPLGEMVPLDRRYDAIMLHVSRKVEFWGLIDLASTFKSHS; from the coding sequence ATGACCCGTATTGAAGTCACTCAGGTCGGCAAGGCCTATAAATACTACGCCTCAAAATGGCATCGGTTAGTGGAAAAACTGGGGCCGCTTTCCGTCGAGCGCCATAGCAAAAAATGGGTGCTGAAAGATATCTCCTTTACCGTACAGGCCGGCGAGTCGGTAGGTATCGTCGGCGTTAATGGCGCCGGCAAAAGCACGTTGCTGAAGCTGCTCACCGGCACCACGAAACCCACTACCGGCAAAATTACCCTGCACGGGCGTGTCGCGGCGCTGCTGGAATTGGGGATGGGGTTTCATCCCGATTTCTCCGGCCGGCAAAATGTCTATATGTCCGGTTTAATGATGGGCTATAGCCGCGAAATGATAACGAGCCTGATGGCGGATATCGAGAAATTCGCCGATATTGGCGACTATATCGATCGGCCGGTGCGCATCTACTCCAGCGGTATGCAGATGCGGCTGGCGTTCGCGGTAGCCACCGCGTCGCGGCCGGATATACTTATTGTCGATGAGGCCCTGTCGGTCGGGGATTCTCGCTTCCAAGCCAAATGTTTTGCCCGGATCGCCGACTTTAAGCGTCAAGGCACCACGCTGTTGCTGGTTTCCCATAGCGCCGGCGATATCGTCAAGCACTGCGACCGCGCTATTTTTCTCAAAAATGGCGCCATCGAGCTTGACGGCTCAGCCCGTGATGTCACCAACCGCTATTTGGATGAGCTGTTCGGCAAACAAGCCGACGCAGCGGCGGAACCGGTACCGGCGGACAGTCCGCTGGGATTGACGTTGACCGACCAAGGCGATCTCTTCGCCAGCCGCCGCGGTTATCGCGCGGAAGAGTATCGCTGGGGGCAGGGGGGCGCGAAAATCATCGATTTCGATATTCAGGCGGGCGGCGAACATTACCCCGCCGCCATCGATAGCACTAGCCAGACGGATTTACATGTCAAAGTGTTGTTTGAGCGGGACTTTGACAGCGTAGTGCCGGGTATGCTGATAAAAAGTCTTGAAGGGCTATTCTTATACGGCACGAATTCATTTCTTTGCTCTCAGGGCCGAGAGCATATTTCGGTGAAAGCAGGGGAAGTCAGAGTGTTCACTTTTAGTTTCCTGATGAATCTCAATCAGGGCGACTATTTACTCTCTTGCGGGATCTCTGCCGGTAATCCCCTCGGCGAGATGGTGCCATTAGATCGGCGTTATGACGCGATCATGTTGCACGTCAGCCGCAAGGTGGAATTCTGGGGTCTTATCGATCTGGCATCGACATTTAAAAGTCATTCATAA